In Lentibacillus amyloliquefaciens, one DNA window encodes the following:
- a CDS encoding pseudouridine synthase: protein MTNSKERLQKVIAQSGVTSRRKAEKLITEGKVKVNKKIVTELGTKVSPQDDLEVNGVLLEKEEPVYYMLYKPRGVISSIHDDKGRKVVTDYLGEVDERIYPIGRLDYDTSGILLLTNDGDFANLLMHPSYGIDKVYVAKIKGIPDKRELNKLRKGVREGDDLLKIVNYNILEVNRQKNTMIVEMTLHEGKNRHIRRMMDVLGYPVSKLKREKYGLLTLNHMQPGDSRALTPHEVKKMRLLASD from the coding sequence ATGACAAATTCAAAAGAACGACTTCAAAAAGTAATTGCTCAAAGCGGAGTGACTTCCCGGAGAAAAGCAGAAAAGCTAATTACGGAAGGCAAAGTGAAAGTTAACAAAAAAATAGTGACCGAACTGGGAACAAAAGTATCGCCACAGGATGATCTTGAAGTAAATGGAGTCCTTCTTGAAAAGGAAGAACCTGTATATTATATGCTTTATAAACCACGGGGTGTCATTTCAAGCATTCATGACGATAAAGGCAGAAAAGTCGTAACAGATTATCTGGGTGAAGTAGACGAGCGCATTTACCCAATCGGCAGGCTTGATTATGATACATCAGGGATTCTTCTTTTAACAAATGACGGGGATTTTGCCAATTTACTGATGCATCCAAGCTATGGCATCGATAAAGTCTATGTGGCAAAAATTAAGGGGATACCCGACAAGCGCGAACTTAATAAACTGCGGAAAGGTGTTCGTGAAGGAGATGATCTGTTAAAAATTGTTAATTACAACATTTTAGAAGTCAACAGGCAAAAGAACACAATGATCGTCGAAATGACCCTGCATGAGGGAAAAAACAGACATATCAGACGGATGATGGATGTGTTAGGCTATCCTGTTTCCAAACTGAAACGGGAAAAATATGGTCTATTGACGCTTAATCATATGCAGCCCGGAGACTCCCGGGCACTTACTCCGCATGAAGTAAAAAAAATGCGTTTATTGGCGAGTGATTAA
- a CDS encoding spore maturation protein, whose translation MSILTTLSTWLIPCFILIVLFVATWRRVPTYEMFVEGGKDGVKMAFSLLPFLVGMIVAISILRSSGALNAFIELISPFLIFIGVPPEIIPLAMVRPISGTAALGMTTEIIGTHGPDSFIGRLASTMQGSTDTTLYILTIYFGAVGIKKMKYALKVGLLADLVGIIASVIIVTLIFG comes from the coding sequence ATGAGTATTCTCACAACACTCAGCACCTGGCTGATCCCGTGTTTTATTCTGATTGTGCTGTTTGTGGCCACCTGGAGACGTGTACCAACATATGAAATGTTTGTGGAAGGAGGAAAAGATGGTGTCAAAATGGCATTTTCCTTGCTTCCTTTTTTAGTAGGGATGATTGTAGCCATTTCAATTTTACGAAGTTCAGGTGCCCTTAATGCATTTATTGAACTAATTTCACCTTTTCTTATTTTCATCGGTGTCCCGCCGGAAATCATACCATTAGCGATGGTCAGGCCAATTTCGGGTACAGCTGCATTGGGTATGACAACAGAAATCATCGGAACACACGGCCCGGATTCGTTTATCGGCAGATTGGCCTCAACTATGCAAGGGAGTACAGACACCACTTTATACATCTTGACGATTTATTTCGGGGCGGTCGGGATCAAAAAAATGAAATACGCACTTAAAGTTGGACTATTAGCTGATCTTGTTGGTATAATTGCTTCGGTAATCATCGTAACGTTAATTTTTGGATAA
- a CDS encoding nucleoside recognition domain-containing protein, whose protein sequence is MVNIIWALMAGIGIVYAMFNGTMDDVNQALFESAEEAVTLSIGLISILVFWLGIMKVAEEAGILSFLAKVFRPVIIKIFPEIPKDHPAMGYILSNITANIFGLGNAATPMGIKAMEQMKELSGTDTASRSMITFLAINTSSLTIIPTTVISIRMQYDSVSPTEIVGTTMIATLISSICALIIDRIFYYRDLRRTKT, encoded by the coding sequence ATGGTTAACATCATATGGGCTTTAATGGCTGGAATCGGCATTGTTTATGCTATGTTCAATGGAACGATGGACGACGTTAATCAAGCTTTATTTGAAAGTGCAGAAGAAGCTGTTACGTTATCAATCGGTCTGATCAGCATACTTGTTTTTTGGCTTGGGATTATGAAAGTTGCAGAAGAAGCCGGTATTTTAAGTTTTCTAGCCAAAGTATTCAGACCGGTTATTATTAAAATATTTCCGGAAATACCAAAGGACCATCCGGCAATGGGCTATATATTATCAAATATTACCGCTAATATTTTTGGCCTGGGAAATGCTGCCACTCCAATGGGGATTAAGGCAATGGAACAGATGAAGGAATTAAGTGGAACCGACACTGCTTCACGTTCAATGATTACTTTTTTGGCAATAAATACATCCAGTTTAACGATCATCCCAACGACAGTTATATCAATAAGGATGCAATACGATTCTGTTTCTCCGACTGAAATTGTTGGTACAACGATGATTGCCACACTTATTTCATCAATATGCGCATTAATCATTGACCGTATTTTTTATTACAGAGACCTCAGGAGGACAAAGACATGA
- a CDS encoding D-alanyl-D-alanine carboxypeptidase family protein, translated as MRYTIVALVCLLIGSFLIPAAGQAVSAPDVSANNAILIEQSSGRVLYEKQADQKQSIASITKIMTAIIAIESGKLNDTVVVSNRAVNAPGSSIYLEKGEKIKLKDLVYGLMLRSGNDAAIAISEEIGGSMEGFVHLMNQKAEWIGMTNTSFDNPHGLDSDNHYSTAYDMALLMRYAMNNEQFRQVTNTANYKPDNRAYSWQNKNKLLTGMYDYSNGGKTGYTRIAGRTLVSSALKENMELIAVTLNGPDDWRDHIGMFEWGFDQFKMTTIDQKGESIYQIADTGSQVKGYLHHDITLPLKISEQNQIQSKSFILHKNPRSASDVIGKTIYFVDSVPVTESPIYSERDKSDLLSDIVSVYLRMTGFVPNG; from the coding sequence ATGCGTTATACAATAGTGGCACTTGTGTGTCTTCTTATCGGCAGTTTTTTAATTCCGGCAGCTGGACAGGCAGTATCTGCCCCGGATGTTTCAGCAAATAACGCCATTTTGATCGAACAGTCTTCGGGCAGGGTGTTATATGAAAAACAAGCCGATCAAAAGCAATCCATTGCAAGTATTACAAAGATCATGACGGCAATTATTGCAATTGAATCAGGGAAATTGAATGATACTGTAGTCGTTAGCAATCGTGCGGTTAATGCTCCCGGATCCTCCATTTATTTGGAAAAAGGTGAAAAAATAAAATTGAAAGATCTTGTTTACGGCTTAATGCTGCGTTCAGGGAATGATGCAGCAATCGCCATCAGCGAGGAAATCGGCGGGAGTATGGAAGGGTTTGTACATTTAATGAACCAAAAAGCAGAATGGATTGGGATGACAAACACTTCATTTGATAACCCGCACGGACTCGATTCTGATAATCACTATTCCACCGCTTATGATATGGCTCTTTTGATGCGTTATGCAATGAATAATGAACAATTCAGGCAAGTAACGAACACTGCAAATTATAAGCCGGATAATCGTGCCTACTCTTGGCAAAACAAAAACAAACTACTGACAGGCATGTATGACTATTCAAATGGAGGAAAAACCGGTTACACCAGAATCGCAGGAAGAACACTCGTGAGCTCTGCCCTAAAGGAAAATATGGAACTGATTGCTGTGACACTGAACGGACCTGATGATTGGCGTGATCATATCGGTATGTTTGAATGGGGATTTGATCAATTCAAAATGACAACTATCGACCAAAAAGGTGAAAGTATTTATCAGATTGCAGATACAGGCTCTCAAGTTAAAGGCTACTTGCACCATGATATTACCTTGCCGCTTAAAATAAGTGAACAGAACCAAATTCAAAGCAAATCATTCATTTTGCATAAAAATCCACGTTCCGCAAGTGATGTTATTGGAAAAACGATTTATTTCGTTGATTCTGTGCCGGTTACAGAGTCACCGATTTACTCTGAGCGGGACAAATCGGATTTATTAAGCGATATCGTGTCAGTTTATTTGCGAATGACAGGGTTTGTTCCAAATGGTTAA
- the scpB gene encoding SMC-Scp complex subunit ScpB, with protein MEMNELKAVTEGLLFASGDEGITIKQLARVLKVQDQTAESLLEELKSDYESTNRGIQMMHSHDVFQLTTKPEHSPYLTTLLETPPSARMSQAALETLAIIAYKQPITKTEIEDIRGVKSDRPVQTLISRSLIEEVGRKEGAGRPRLFSTTRDFLAYFGLTSLDELPPLPEDANTNQLEEEEADLFFDKFSEQIEDSRQS; from the coding sequence GTGGAAATGAATGAACTAAAAGCGGTCACAGAAGGATTACTATTTGCCAGCGGGGATGAAGGCATAACTATTAAGCAGTTGGCACGCGTGCTCAAAGTCCAAGATCAAACAGCGGAGAGTTTGCTGGAAGAATTAAAAAGTGATTACGAAAGCACGAATCGCGGCATTCAAATGATGCATTCACATGATGTATTTCAATTGACTACTAAACCTGAACACAGTCCTTATCTAACGACACTGCTGGAAACACCACCGTCTGCAAGAATGTCGCAAGCTGCTCTAGAAACCTTGGCAATTATCGCTTATAAGCAGCCAATTACCAAAACTGAAATTGAAGACATACGCGGTGTGAAAAGCGATAGGCCGGTTCAGACGCTTATTTCCAGGTCATTGATTGAAGAAGTCGGACGAAAAGAAGGGGCTGGACGGCCGAGATTGTTTTCGACGACCAGGGATTTTCTTGCCTATTTTGGATTGACTTCCCTTGACGAATTACCTCCACTGCCGGAGGATGCCAACACAAATCAATTAGAAGAAGAGGAAGCAGATCTGTTTTTTGACAAATTCTCAGAACAGATTGAAGACAGCCGGCAGTCATAA
- a CDS encoding segregation/condensation protein A: MHQSYQVKLDTFEGPLDLLLHLINQYEIDIYDIPVAKITEQYMDYIHTMQYLELNVASDYLVMASTLLVLKSQMLLPKQEIDESDEAYMEDPREELMQRLIEYRKYKDAAKNLEDKEMEANQVFSRSPVFLEYPETKPPAVKGDISVYEMIDALGKMFERKKWHEPLETRVKSSEIPIEQRMTEVLDKVKYSSSGIAFDELFEYPSKSHIVVTFMAILELMKNNEVMCIQKNHFEQLYVLFMEDKRGNE; the protein is encoded by the coding sequence ATGCATCAATCCTATCAGGTTAAACTAGATACGTTCGAAGGGCCTCTTGATTTGCTGCTTCACTTGATTAACCAATACGAAATTGATATCTATGATATTCCTGTGGCCAAGATCACTGAACAATACATGGATTATATCCATACGATGCAATATCTTGAACTGAACGTTGCCAGTGATTATTTGGTGATGGCTTCCACATTGCTTGTCCTCAAAAGTCAGATGCTTCTGCCTAAGCAGGAAATTGACGAATCTGATGAAGCATACATGGAGGACCCTCGCGAAGAGCTGATGCAACGGTTGATTGAATATCGAAAATACAAGGATGCCGCGAAAAACCTGGAGGATAAAGAAATGGAAGCAAACCAGGTTTTTAGCCGCTCCCCGGTATTTTTGGAATACCCGGAGACGAAACCTCCAGCTGTTAAAGGGGATATCTCCGTTTATGAAATGATCGATGCTCTGGGAAAAATGTTTGAGCGCAAAAAATGGCATGAACCGCTCGAAACAAGGGTAAAAAGCAGTGAAATTCCGATTGAGCAACGGATGACAGAAGTACTGGATAAAGTGAAATATTCAAGTAGCGGCATTGCATTTGATGAGCTGTTTGAGTATCCATCCAAATCCCATATTGTTGTCACATTTATGGCGATACTGGAATTGATGAAAAATAATGAAGTCATGTGCATACAGAAAAACCATTTCGAACAGCTGTATGTTTTATTTATGGAGGATAAACGTGGAAATGAATGA
- a CDS encoding YjcZ family sporulation protein — MSYGYGGGFSLIVVLFILLIIVGATWM; from the coding sequence ATGAGTTATGGCTATGGCGGAGGATTTTCGCTTATCGTAGTATTGTTTATTCTTCTGATTATCGTCGGCGCTACATGGATGTAA